A portion of the Vreelandella subglaciescola genome contains these proteins:
- the prmC gene encoding peptide chain release factor N(5)-glutamine methyltransferase, translating into MTLDALLRRASERLLKAGSPSPRLDAEVLWMHASGRDRTWLYTWGDRRWGGRTWEDRAGDETPCERFQLARFDALIAARVQGMPVAYLTGEREFWGLRLATSRETLIPRPDTETLVEAALERAGAPAGQLLDMGTGTGAVALAFASERPGWRVDGVDVRPEAVALARQNAAALEIHNARFTQSDWFGALESEAPPHFELIVANPPYIAESDPHLALGDVRFEPRSALVAADDGRADLRYLIDHAGPFLADDGWLLLEHGHTQAAGVRALLDRAGYTQVASVCDLGGHERVSLGRWLAG; encoded by the coding sequence ATGACGCTGGATGCGCTGCTTCGCCGCGCGTCCGAGCGGCTGTTGAAGGCCGGTTCGCCCAGCCCCAGGCTGGACGCCGAAGTGCTGTGGATGCACGCAAGCGGCCGCGACCGTACCTGGCTGTATACGTGGGGAGATCGCCGCTGGGGGGGGCGTACCTGGGAAGATCGTGCTGGGGATGAAACGCCCTGCGAACGCTTTCAGCTGGCGCGCTTTGACGCGCTGATCGCCGCGCGGGTTCAGGGCATGCCGGTGGCGTATTTGACCGGCGAGCGCGAGTTCTGGGGGCTGCGCCTCGCCACCTCGCGCGAGACGCTGATCCCGCGGCCGGATACCGAAACGCTGGTGGAAGCCGCGCTTGAACGCGCCGGCGCGCCGGCTGGGCAGCTGTTAGACATGGGCACCGGCACCGGCGCGGTGGCGCTGGCGTTTGCCAGCGAGCGGCCCGGCTGGCGCGTGGACGGGGTCGATGTGCGCCCCGAAGCCGTGGCGCTGGCCCGGCAGAATGCCGCGGCGCTTGAGATACACAATGCCCGTTTTACACAAAGCGATTGGTTTGGCGCGCTTGAAAGTGAGGCGCCGCCGCATTTTGAGCTGATCGTCGCCAATCCGCCCTATATTGCCGAGAGCGACCCGCACCTGGCGCTGGGCGACGTACGCTTTGAGCCGCGCTCGGCGCTGGTAGCCGCTGACGACGGGCGCGCCGACCTGCGCTATTTGATCGATCACGCCGGGCCGTTTCTGGCCGACGACGGCTGGCTGTTGCTGGAACACGGCCACACTCAGGCCGCCGGCGTTCGCGCACTGCTTGACCGCGCCGGCTATACGCAGGTGGCAAGCGTGTGTGATCTGGGCGGCCACGAGCGCGTAAGCCTTGGCCGGTGGCTCGCTGGCTGA
- a CDS encoding Lrp/AsnC ligand binding domain-containing protein, whose product MKAKNKTLDRIDLKILRCLQENARISYVDLAAEVGLSTTPCLERVKRLERAEVIRGYQAILDPRALRADLLVFVEISLETQTPAVFDEFRRAVEELPQIQECHLVSGHFDYILKCRIPEMSAYRQLLGDVVLTLPGVKESKSYVVMEEVKENFSLHLPDIDDLEGS is encoded by the coding sequence ATGAAAGCCAAAAACAAGACGCTGGACCGTATCGACCTGAAAATCCTGCGCTGCCTGCAGGAAAATGCCCGTATCTCCTACGTTGATTTAGCCGCAGAAGTGGGGCTGTCGACCACGCCGTGTTTGGAGCGCGTCAAGCGTCTGGAACGCGCCGAAGTGATTCGCGGCTATCAGGCGATTCTTGACCCGCGTGCGCTCAGGGCCGATCTGCTGGTGTTTGTCGAAATCAGTCTGGAAACCCAGACGCCCGCGGTGTTCGACGAGTTTCGCCGCGCGGTTGAAGAGCTGCCGCAGATTCAGGAATGCCACCTGGTCTCCGGCCATTTTGACTACATTCTGAAATGCCGTATTCCCGAAATGTCGGCCTACCGCCAGCTGCTGGGCGACGTGGTGCTAACACTGCCGGGCGTGAAAGAGTCCAAAAGTTACGTGGTGATGGAAGAGGTGAAAGAAAATTTCAGCCTGCATCTTCCCGACATCGACGACCTGGAAGGAAGCTAA
- a CDS encoding HesA/MoeB/ThiF family protein, which translates to MMDDQALLRYSRQIMLPEVEIGGQERLLDAHAVIIGAGGLGSPAALYLAAAGVGRITLVDADAVELSNLQRQIAHGQADIGRNKAASAQASLNAINPGCEVNAIGEHLLGEALESLVATADVVLDCTDRFSSRYAINAASQATGVPLVSGAAIRFSGQLAVFDPRDPECPCYACLYPPDDSGDEAMSCAENGVMAPLVGLIGTFQAVEVFKLLSGAGSAHRGLATFEALSGQWRHFKLPRDPECPVCCSR; encoded by the coding sequence ATGATGGACGATCAGGCGCTACTGCGCTACAGCCGCCAGATTATGCTGCCCGAGGTGGAAATAGGCGGGCAGGAGCGCCTGCTTGACGCCCACGCGGTGATCATCGGCGCCGGCGGGCTGGGCTCGCCGGCGGCGCTGTATCTCGCTGCAGCGGGGGTGGGGCGCATTACGCTGGTCGACGCCGACGCGGTAGAGCTTTCCAACCTGCAGCGCCAGATTGCCCACGGCCAGGCGGATATCGGCCGCAACAAGGCCGCGTCGGCGCAGGCCAGCCTGAATGCGATTAACCCCGGCTGTGAAGTGAACGCGATCGGCGAGCACCTGCTCGGTGAAGCGCTGGAAAGCCTGGTGGCCACGGCCGACGTGGTGCTCGACTGCACCGACCGCTTCTCCAGCCGCTACGCGATCAACGCCGCCAGCCAGGCCACCGGCGTGCCGCTGGTCTCGGGTGCGGCCATCCGCTTTTCCGGCCAGCTGGCTGTGTTTGACCCCCGCGATCCCGAATGCCCGTGCTACGCCTGCCTGTATCCGCCCGATGACAGCGGCGACGAAGCCATGAGCTGCGCCGAAAACGGCGTAATGGCGCCGCTGGTCGGGCTGATCGGCACCTTTCAGGCGGTAGAGGTGTTCAAGCTGTTAAGCGGCGCAGGCAGCGCCCATCGCGGCCTTGCCACCTTTGAAGCATTAAGCGGCCAGTGGCGGCACTTCAAACTCCCCCGCGATCCCGAATGTCCGGTGTGTTGCAGCCGCTGA
- the ahpF gene encoding alkyl hydroperoxide reductase subunit F encodes MLDANLKSQLKAYLEKVTQPFELKASLDDGAKSRELAELLEEINGLSDKITLSTDGNDPRTPSFAINRPGEDTGVVFAGIPMGHEFTSLVLALLQVGGHPPKASDETLEQIKSLDREMVFETYFSLSCQNCPDVVQALNLLAIYNPNIRHVAIDGALFKPEVDEREIMSVPSVYLNGEPFDQGRMSLEQILAKVDTGAVEREAHKLSEKAAFDTLMIGGGPAGASAAIYAARKGISTGIASERFGGQVVDTLGIENFISVSKTEGPKLVTALEEHVKDYDVDVMNLQRAVKLTPAEAEGGLHEVTFESGATLQSKTLVLATGARWREMNVPGEAEYRNKGVAYCPHCDGPLFKGKHVAVIGGGNSGVEAAIDLAGIVGHVTLFEFMGEMRADAVLQNKLKSLTNVDIVLNAQTTEVTGDGSRVNGLNYKDRTNDENHHVALDGIFVQIGLVPNTEWLKDSPLELSPHGEIITDAKGMTSSPGIFAAGDVTTVPFKQIIIAMGEGANAALGAFDFIIRN; translated from the coding sequence ATGCTGGACGCCAATTTAAAAAGCCAGTTGAAAGCCTACCTGGAAAAAGTCACTCAGCCGTTTGAGCTAAAAGCGTCCCTCGATGACGGGGCGAAGTCTCGCGAACTGGCCGAGCTGCTGGAAGAAATCAACGGCTTGAGCGACAAGATTACCCTGTCCACCGACGGCAATGACCCGCGCACGCCATCGTTTGCCATCAACCGCCCGGGCGAAGATACCGGCGTCGTGTTTGCCGGCATTCCCATGGGCCACGAGTTTACCTCGCTGGTGCTGGCGCTGTTGCAAGTCGGCGGTCACCCACCCAAGGCCTCCGACGAGACGCTCGAGCAGATCAAATCCCTCGACCGCGAGATGGTGTTTGAAACCTACTTCTCGCTGTCCTGCCAGAACTGCCCCGACGTGGTGCAGGCGCTCAACCTGCTGGCCATTTACAACCCGAATATCCGCCACGTGGCCATCGACGGCGCGCTGTTCAAGCCCGAAGTCGACGAGCGCGAGATCATGTCGGTGCCCAGCGTCTACCTCAACGGCGAGCCGTTCGATCAGGGTCGCATGAGCCTTGAGCAGATTCTCGCCAAGGTGGATACCGGCGCCGTTGAACGCGAAGCGCACAAGCTCAGCGAAAAAGCCGCCTTTGATACGCTGATGATCGGCGGCGGCCCTGCAGGTGCGTCGGCCGCCATCTACGCCGCGCGCAAAGGCATCAGCACCGGCATTGCGTCCGAGCGCTTTGGCGGCCAGGTGGTCGATACGCTGGGCATCGAGAACTTTATTTCGGTGAGCAAGACCGAAGGCCCCAAGCTGGTCACCGCGCTGGAAGAGCACGTCAAGGACTACGACGTTGACGTCATGAACCTGCAGCGCGCGGTAAAACTCACCCCGGCGGAGGCTGAGGGCGGCCTGCACGAAGTCACCTTTGAATCCGGCGCGACGCTGCAAAGCAAAACGCTGGTGCTGGCCACCGGCGCCCGCTGGCGCGAAATGAATGTGCCCGGCGAAGCCGAATACCGCAACAAGGGCGTAGCCTACTGCCCGCATTGCGACGGCCCGCTGTTTAAAGGCAAGCACGTGGCGGTGATCGGCGGCGGCAACTCCGGCGTTGAAGCGGCCATCGACCTGGCCGGCATTGTCGGCCACGTCACGCTGTTCGAGTTCATGGGAGAAATGCGCGCCGACGCCGTGCTGCAGAACAAGCTCAAGAGCCTGACCAACGTGGATATCGTGCTCAACGCCCAGACCACCGAAGTGACCGGCGACGGCAGCCGCGTCAATGGCCTGAACTACAAGGACCGCACCAACGACGAGAACCACCACGTCGCGCTGGACGGCATCTTTGTACAAATTGGCCTGGTGCCCAACACCGAGTGGCTCAAGGATTCACCGCTGGAGCTGAGCCCCCACGGCGAAATCATCACCGACGCCAAGGGCATGACCTCAAGCCCCGGCATTTTCGCCGCCGGCGACGTCACCACCGTGCCCTTCAAGCAGATCATTATCGCCATGGGCGAAGGCGCCAACGCCGCACTGGGTGCGTTCGACTTTATTATTCGTAACTGA